From the genome of Perca flavescens isolate YP-PL-M2 chromosome 1, PFLA_1.0, whole genome shotgun sequence, one region includes:
- the acsf3 gene encoding acyl-CoA synthetase family member 3, mitochondrial isoform X3, whose amino-acid sequence MQEVLTLEGLNTSNMLSGLVSAACLSLKWPHWKATLHRMYSPSKPGQWLLETVVQRGAHRWSTAPSSRINDKPVFTRAPAFGDKLAIIDNSGSHSYKQLYRSSLGLAGRISTALNSDFGRLKGKRISFLCANDASYTVAQWAAWMSGAMAVPLYRKHPESEMEYIISDSQSSLLVAGHLYAETLEPLAQRLGLPCLTLPPTSNLGTLDGEDTQESETGDFTDWADRPAMIIYTSGTTGRPKGVLHTHSSIQAMVQCLVSEWAWSRDDVILHTLPLHHVHGIVNKLLCPLWVGATCVMLPEFQPQKVWEMLLSSKAPLVNVFMAVPTIYSKLIQYYDQHFTQPHVKDFVKAVCKERIRLMVSGSAALPLPTLQRWEEITGHTLLERYGMTEIGMALSNPLKGPRIPGAVGLPLPGVEVQIVMSNTTNTTIVEGNHHETQVRQGLEGKEGELLVRGPSVFQEYWNKPQETRESFSDDGWFKTGDTAVYKDGVYWIKGRSSVDIIKSGGYKISALEVERHLLAHPEIIGKGQ is encoded by the exons ATGCAAGAGGTTCTGACTCTGGAAGGTCTGAACACCTCAAACATGCTGTCAGgacttgtttctgctgcctgcctctctctgaaGTGGCCTCACTGGAAAGCCACTCTTCACAGAATGTATAGCCCATCAAAGCCAGGGCAATGGCTACTTGAAACTGTGGTTCAAAGAGGGGCTCATAGATGGTCTACAGCACCATCATCAAGGATAAACGACAAGCCAGTGTTTACCAGGGCTCCAGCATTTGGAGATAAGCTTGCTATCATAGACAACAGTGGCAGCCACAGCTACAAGCAGCTGTATCGCAGCAGCTTAGGACTTGCAGGTAGAATCAGCACCGCTCTCAACTCTGACTTTGGGCGTCTAAAAGGAAAACGAATCTCCTTCCTGTGTGCTAATGATGCTTCTTATACGGTGGCACAGTGGGCGGCTTGGATGAGTGGTGCGATGGCGGTGCCCCTCTACCGAAAACACCCTGAATCTGAGATGGAATACATCATCTCTGACTCCCAGAGTTCACTGCTGGTGGCCGGGCATCTCTATGCTGAAACCCTTGAGCCACTGGCACAGAGATTGGGGCTGCCCTGCCTGACACTGCCCCCTACTTCTAACCTGGGCACTTTAGATGGGGAAGACACCcaagagagtgagacaggaGACTTCACGGACTGGGCAGATCGACCAGCTATGATTATCTACACCAGTGGTACCACAGGGAGACCCAAGGGAGTTCTACATACACACAGCAGCATTCAAGCCATG GTCCAGTGTCTGGTTTCAGAGTGGGCGTGGTCCAGAGATGACGTCATCCTCCACACCTTGCCCCTCCACCACGTGCATGGCATCGTTAACAAGCTGCTGTGCCCACTCTGGGTGGGCGCCACCTGCGTCATGCTGCCTGAATTCCAGCCTCAGAAG GTGTGGGAGATGCTGTTGAGCTCCAAGGCTCCCCTGGTTAATGTGTTCATGGCCGTGCCAACTATCTACTCTAAGCTGATCCAGTACTATGATCAGCACTTCACACAGCCTCACGTAAAGGACTTTGTCAAAGCAGTCTGCAAAGAGAGGATCAG GCTGATGGTTTCGGGCTCGGCTGCTCTCCCTCTTCCCACTCTGCAGCGCTGGGAGGAGATTACAGGACACACACTGCTGGAACGCTACGGCATGACAGAGATCGGAATGGCACTGTCCAACCCTCTCAAGGGCCCACGCATCCCAG GGGCTGTAGGGTTGCCTCTTCCCGGTGTCGAAGTCCAGATTGTCATGAGTAACACAACCAACACCACCATTGTGGAGGGCAATCACCACGAAACTCAG GTACGTCAAGGTCTGGAGGGGAAAGAAGGGGAGCTCCTGGTTCGAGGTCCGTCCGTCTTTCAGGAGTACTGGAACAAACCTCAAGAGACCAGAGAGTCTTTCTCTGATGATGGCTGGTTCAAAACAG